The sequence CTGGGACTGGATCGTACACATAGCTTCAATCAAATCAGCAGGGCCTCCCGCATAGCCGATACGCCAGCCTGTCATCGAATAGGCTTTTGATACGCCGTTCATTACGACAGTCCGGTCATAGAATTCAGGATAGGCATTCAAAATATTAACAAAGCTGCCTTTTTCCCAGATGATATGTTCGTACATATCGTCAGTTGCAATGATGATATTGGGAAAGTCTTTCAAAACACTGCCCAGTGCTTTGAGTTCGTCCAGCGTATAAGCAACACCGGTCGGATTGGAGGGACTGTTAATGAATATCAACCGGGTTTTATCAGTGATCGCGTTTCGTAATTGTTCCGGAGTTATTTTGAAATGCTGAGCTTGAGTGGTTTCAATAATGACCGGCACGCCTTCCGCTAATAACACCATATCCGGATACGAAACCCAGTAAGGAGCCGGAATGATGACTTCATCGCCCGGGTTGAGCAGGGCTTGCGTCAAATTGAAGGAACTTTGTTTGCCGCCACACGAAACTAAAATCTGTTTAGGTTCATAGGTCAGATTGTTATCGTTTTTGAATTTATTAATGATGGCTTTTTTTAGGCCGGGTGTGCCATCAACGGCAGTATATTTTGTAAAGCCGTTATCCAGCGCGGTAACCGCAGCTGCTTTGATATGATCAGGCGTGTCAAAGTCGGGTTCGCCCGCACCCAAGCCGATGATATCTTTTCCGGCAGCGCGCATCGCAGCCGCCCTGGCTGTGATTAACAGAGTCGGGGACGGCTTGACTGATTGGACTCTGTTTGAAAGTTTAATGCTCATAGTTTTCCGTTAATTGATGGTTTAAAACTGCTGGTAACGTATTGTTTATATATTTCAATAAGATAAGATGGTCTTAATCGATAAAAATAATAGACTCATAGAAATATAATAGAATTTTAGGTAATTATGGTGGTTCTAGGTTGGATCCAGGCTCTTAATGGTCCTA comes from Methylicorpusculum oleiharenae and encodes:
- a CDS encoding pyridoxal phosphate-dependent aminotransferase gives rise to the protein MSIKLSNRVQSVKPSPTLLITARAAAMRAAGKDIIGLGAGEPDFDTPDHIKAAAVTALDNGFTKYTAVDGTPGLKKAIINKFKNDNNLTYEPKQILVSCGGKQSSFNLTQALLNPGDEVIIPAPYWVSYPDMVLLAEGVPVIIETTQAQHFKITPEQLRNAITDKTRLIFINSPSNPTGVAYTLDELKALGSVLKDFPNIIIATDDMYEHIIWEKGSFVNILNAYPEFYDRTVVMNGVSKAYSMTGWRIGYAGGPADLIEAMCTIQSQSTSNPTSISQVAAETALNGDQSCIDTMMAEFKKRHDYVVAELNKIEGIECIPTDGTFYVFPNVEKLISRLEGINDDLEFSEYLIEKAGVALVPGSAFGCQGHIRISIATSMKNLENALDRIRKAI